DNA from Rubripirellula lacrimiformis:
GACCTCGTCTCTGCGCTGGACTACTCCTTGTTCGCCCAAGTGGCGCTCGGGTTGTTCGTCGCTACGTTTGTCGTGATTTTTTATGGGGCCTTTCGGCTTAGCAGCCAGGCCACGTCACGTTTCGCATCCATTCCGCTTTCCGATGACGTGGAGGACCCCCGAGGTGAGTAATCAAGAGAACGTGGACCACACACCCAAGACCGAACACGACTACGACGGTATCGAAGAGTACGACAATCCACTGCCCGGTTGGTGGAAATGGCTGTTCATCGCGTCGATCGTTTTCAGTCCGTTTTACTGGCTGTACTACCACGGTGGCGCCGCCGGACGCAGCGTCGAAGATCAGTACAACGTCGCGCTGGCAGCGAACACGCGGTTGCAGTTCGCCGAGATTGGTGAACTGTCGCCCGACGCCAACACGATCGTTACCTACATGAACAAGGCAAGTTGGGTGAAGGTCGGTGAATCGGTCTTCAAGGCGAACTGCATCTCCTGTCACGGCCGCGAAGGCGAAGGAAAAGTGGGCCCCAATTTGACGGACGAAATGTTCAAGAACGTCAACGTCGTCGAAGACATCGCACGGGTGATCAACGAAGGGGCCGGCGGTGGCGCGATGCCAAAATGGTCCAATCGTCTGCACCCCAACGAAGTGGTCCTGGTTTCGGCCTACGTCGCTAGTCTGCGTGGCAAGAACGTCGAAGGAAGGATCCCCGAAGGAAAGAAGATTCCGGCGTGGCCCGAGGCGGTGGAACCCGCAGAGGACACCGATAACAAGGACGCCGCTGAACAGGGTTCCGATGATGAAACGCCTAAGCCAGCCGCCGAGGCGGAAACCGATTCCGATCAGTGATCGGTGGGGCAATCGGAACGTGGATTCGGCGAACCACGTTTGCCGCGGTGCCGAAAAACCGTGACGAAAGTTTCGACGGATGATGGGTTCGCGATCCATGCGATGGATCGAACCTTTCCAGTCCAAGCGATGCTGTATCTGAAGGGACGCAATTTTGCTGCGGACGGATGTTTTTCAGACCCAATTGCGGAGTGAACGCGCCGATCAGGCGTGAAAGAACGAACCAATGAGTTTTTCGTTGCCGGTGAATTCGAGTTGTCAGTCTTGTCCCAGTCGGATGCAGTTCGAACGAGGTGGCAATGTGCTCCACTCGGTCGCCGGCGGGCCAGCCAGTGGGGCCGGCGCAGACGAACCGGTCACTCACGTGCTTAGCACCTTGGAATCCGATGGCAGTCGCCGGTGGCTTCGCCCGCGGCTTTCCAAAGGTGGTTGGTGGCACAAGCGGCGGATCGTGGCTTATCTGTTGATGGTCGTTTTCGTTGCGATTCCTCACCTGCGAATCGGTGGCAAGCCGTTCATCCTGTTGGACGTGGTCGCCCGGCAATTCACTGTCTTGGGACGAACGTTCTACCCGACGGATTCGATCCTGTTGGCGCTGTTGCTGTTAAGTGTCTTTATCTCCATCGTGCTGCTGACCGCAATCGCGGGTCGCGCATGGTGCGGTTGGGCCTGTCCGCAAACGGTGTACATGGAATTCATGTTCCGCCCCCTGGACCGGTTCTTTGATGGGACCGTTGGCAAGGGTGGACGACCGGCGCGTGATCGGCACTGGGGATGGCAAGTGGCCAAGTTCGGCACTTACCTGTTGCTATGCATGTTTTTGGCGCACACGTTCTTGGCCTATTTCGTGGGTACTGAAAAATTGGCCGACTGGATTCGCAGTTCGCCCATTCAGCACCCGGCCGCGTTTCTGGTGATGGCGGCCACGACCGGGTTGATGATGTTCGACTTCTTGTTCTTTCGTGAACAGATGTGTCTGATCGCTTGTCCCTATGGCCGTTTCCAATCGGTGATGCTGGACGAACAGTCGTTGATTGTGGCCTACGATCACATTCGCGGCGAACCTCGCAAAAAGGGCAAACGGAAAGCTGTCGTCCATTCGGAAATGCCCTTGGTCGGCGCTCCCGCCGACACCGATACCGTCGCGGTCGATGGTGGCGATGCGGTCCACAGCACTGGCGGCGCCGGGGACTGTGTCGATTGCAACCAATGCGTCGTGGTATGTCCGACCGGAATCGATATCCGTGACGGATTGCAGATGGAATGCATCAACTGCACTCAGTGCATCGATGCCTGTGATTCGGTCATGGACAAAGTCAAACTTCCACGCGGTCTGATTCGATACAGTTCGCAAGATGCCATCGATCGCAAACCTCGCAAAATGGTCCGTGCGCGGACCATCGTGTACCCCTTGATCCTGTCGGTCGTGCTGGGCGGGTTCGCATTTGCGATCGGGACGAAGTCCGGGTTCGACGCACGCATTTTGCGCGGCAAAGGGAATCCGTTCACCATCCAGCGGGGCGGGTTGGTTTCCAATTCGTTCCATTTGCGTTTGGTCAACCGAACGAACGAGCCGAAGACGTATCGGTTGCAAGTGGTCACGCCCGAGCAGACCACGCTGGAAGTGATCGACGATGAAACCACGACCTTGAATCCGGGCGACTCGAAGTTGGTGCCGTTCAGCATTCGTTTTCCGACTCGAGTCACTTTCGGCGACGGAAACGAGGCGGCGGAGCTTAAGATTGATGACGGTGGCGAGAACGAACGCACGTTGGATTTCCGACTGCTGGGTCCGCGAACTTAGCTTCCACCGATCCGCCATTGGTGCGGTTTTGGATGCCAGCCGATGGCATCGCGGGATCGGCCGTGCGACTTCCAGTCCGATTGTTTTGTTTTTTCTCTCAAGGCCCGGTGTTCCGGATTGACCATGAATTCAGTATCGCCCAACGACGAACGCCGCGCAAAGCGTTTTTGGGTCTCCCTGGTCGTTGGATTGCTTGGTCTGCAGCTAACCATTGGCGGTGTCGCGATCTATTTGGCGACAGGCGACCCGACGGCGGCTGTGATTCCCAACTACCACGAAACGGCATTGGATTGGGACACCGCCCGACGCGCCGGTACGGCGGCGGATCGGATGGGCTGGGAAATTCAGGTTTCGGCCTCGGACGTCGTCGATGATCGGGGCATGCGGGCAACGGATGTGCTTGTCCAAGATCAGAACGGGAACCCAGTCGACGCACTTGCGATGACGGCTCGCGTTTACCACCACGCACGGGCGTCGGACGTGGTCTCGTTTTCTTTGCCATCGGTTGGTGATGGACACTACATCGCGCTGGCACCCTTGAGCCGACCGGGACTGTGGCAGTTCGAGGTGTCCATTGATGGGGCGGATCAGTTGATTCGCCAGTCGATGGAAATCGATCTCGACAACCAACAGCCCCCAACCGGCGACATCAGCGATTCATCGCAGAAGGGGACCTAGCCGAAATGTTGATTTTGATTTCCGCCATTTTGACGGCAAGCCTTCTGGGCAGCATGCACTGCATCGGGATGTGTGGGCCGTTGGCGATGTGGGCTAGCGGAGTTGGCGATAAGGCTTCGCGAGGCACGGTGATCGTGTCGACATCGATGTACCATTTGGGCCGCATGATCACGTATGTGTTGGCCGGTTTCATCGCGGGCACACTCGGTGGTGCGATCGACATGGGCGGACAGTGGATCGGAATCCAAGTCGCGGCCGCTAGAGTGGTCGGTGTGTGTATGGTGCTGGTCGGCGGCTGGAAATTGTTCACGTTGGTTCGCGGACGTTCCGCCCCGGTCGGAGAACTGAAACCGTCGCGTGTCGGCGGCGTGCTGGTCAAGCTGCGTCCGTTTCTGTTTCGTTTGCCGTTGGTCGGACGCGCCTTTGCAACGGGATTGCTGACCACCCTGCTGCCCTGCGGATGGTTGTATCTTTTCGCCTTGATCGCCGCCGGCACAGGCAGTCCCAAACTGGGACCCGTCGTGATGTTTGCGTTTTGGGTGGGGACGGTGCCGGCATTGACGGCTCTGATTGCTGGTTCCCAGTTGCTCTCTCGTCGATTCACGATGGCCGTTCCTTCGTTAGCGGCCGGAATGTTGATTTTGACAGGCTGCTATACCGCATCGGGCCGAGGGTTTGCGAACTTGGATTCGATCTCGGCGTTGCGTGCATCGGTGGTGGTGGACCAGTCGGTGGACCCATCCGCCGCTCTGCTGCAACAAGTTCGCAAGTCCGCCGACGCGCCCCTGCCCTGTTGTCAGGGGGCAGCCATCGTCGACTCTGCAACCGATACACCTTAGCTACCCATGTCTTCTCCGCAGGTTCAGCCAACGCCTCGTTCCGAATCAAACCAGACGCACCGTCCGGTTCAGATTGATTGTGTGCATTGTGGGTTGGCGACGCCCTGCCAGGCTGGTACCGATCCGCAGACGGTCTTCTGCTGCAACGGATGTCGTGGCGCTTATGAATTGATCCATGGCTGGGGGCTGTCGGACTTTTACGCTCTGCGCGATCAATCGTCCAGTTCGGAACCGCATCCCGCGGCCGGCGCAAAGTCACGCTACGACGCATTCGAAAACCAAGAATTCCTTGGCTTGTCGACTCCTGTGCAAAACACCGATGGCACTTGCAGTACGGAATTGGCGGTTCATGGTTTGCACTGTGCCGCCTGTGCTTGGTTGATCGAAAATGCGGCAACGCGAACCGACGGATGGCATGTCGCACGGGTCCGCATGAGCGACCATACGTTGCGAGTTCAGTTTGATCCAGCGACTGTCCGGTTAGGCGAAATCGCTTGCCTGATGGATCGGCTTGGCTATCAGGTGGCACCGATTTCGAAAGATCGCACCGATCACTTCCGAATCGAAAATCAAAGGCTATTGATTCAGATTGCCATCGCTGGATTTTGCGCAGCCAACGCGATGTGGATCGCGATCGCGTTGTACGCGGGCGAAGCATCGGGAGTGGCGTCGGATCACCGGCTGTTCCTGCGAATCGTCGGAACCGTGTTGGGCGTCGTGGCGGTCTTGATTCCTGGGCAGACGTTTTTCCGCGGTGCTTTCGCGGCGCTTCGCACCGGGACGCCTCATATGGATTTGCCGGTCGCCTTGGGGTTGTCGGTCGGCACGGTTGCCGGTTTGGTGTCGGCCTTTGTCGGGACCGGGGATGTCTATTTCGACTCGTTGGCCGTGTTGGTGTTCCTGCTGTTGATCGGCCGATGGATTCAGTTCCATCAACAACACCGTGCTGCCAAAGCTGTCGACCTGTTGCTGCGGATCACTCCCGCCCACGCCCAGCGTTTGTCCGCCGCCGGGGAACCCGAATGGGTTTTGGTAGACACGCTTCAGCCGTCGGATGTGATTCGCGTGTCGCCGGGGGAGAGCGTCGCCGCGGATGGTCGAATCGTGGCTGGGGAATCGATGTTCGATCGTTCGTTGTTGACCGGTGAAAGTCGACCCATTCCAGCGTCGACGGGGGACGAGGTCGCTGCCGGTACATTGAACTTGGTTCGTCCGATCGATGTCGAGGTCATTGCAACGGGGCGTGATAGTCGGATTGGCAAAGTGATGCAGTCGGTGGAATCCGCGGCATCTGCGAAAACGCCTGTCGTTCAGTTGGCCGATCGAATCGGCGGCGTGTTCGTGGTCGTGGTAACCCTGTTGGCGATCGTCACATTGATCCTATGGTCGTCGAGCGACTGGGCGTTGGCCGCGTCGCATGCAACATCCCTGTTGATCGTCGCTTGTCCCTGTGCCCTGGCTCTTGCGACCCCGCTTGCGATCGCCGTGTCGCTTGGCCGAGCGGCGAAGCGGAAGATCCTGATTCGCGATGGATCGTCACTCCAGCAACTGGCGCGGCCCGGCATGGTGTGGTTCGACAAGACGGGAACGCTGACCGAGGGGCGACCGCGAGCCGAGTTGTGGATGGGGACCGCCGATGCGGTGCGTCTGGCTGCCCGATTGGAACAGGATTGTTGCCACCCCACGGCCGAAGCGATCGTGCGTTTTGCTGCGACGCTTTCCGACGATCCTGGCAGCGGCACGGGCATCGATCGCGGCGCCGGCGGTGAATCGCAATCGATCGTGGATGTCTCGGATCCCGTGGATCTCTGCATCGACCGTCGCGGCGTGTCGGGAATCGTGGACGGGCAGTCGGTGGTGGTTGGCAATTTGAACTTCATGAACGACCACTCGGTCTTGGTGGAACGTCAGGTGGCTGAGGCTGCGGAATCTTGTCTGCAAAGTGGTGCCAGTCCCACCGTGGTCGCCGTGGATGGACATGCATTGGCCGTTCTGGGGGTTTCCGATCCGCTGAAATCAGACGCCGCAGAAACGGTTGCCGACCTGCAGGGGCAGGGATTCCGGGTCGGAATTTTGTCAGGGGATCATCCGGCGATTGTGCAGATGGTGGCCCGCCAGGTCGGGATTGATCCGGCGTTGGCGATCGGCGGCCAATCGCCCGAGGAAAAGTTGGCACGCGTTGTGTCGGGCCAATCCGAATCGCAGTCTGTGGTGATGATCGGGGACGGCGCCAACGACGCTGCTGCTTTGGCCGCTGCGGACGTCGGGATCGCTGTTCGTGGCGGTGCCGAAGTCAGTTTGCAGGCCGCGCCCATCTTCATCGCGTCCGGACAACTGAAAAGTTTGGGGATGTTGATGCGTGGCGGACGCCGTACGTCTCGGCTGATCCAGACTGGATTTGCGGTATCCTTAAGCTACAACGTGGTGGCCGTTGGGTTGGCGGTCGCAGGACGGATCAGTCCCTTGCTGGCTGCCATCCTGATGCCGATCAGTTCGGTGTCCGTGCTGACGCTGGTGTTGGTTTGGCCAATCTTCGGTTCCGCAAGCGAGACTCAGGAAACGTCACCTAGGGAGCAGCCGTGAGTGTGATCTACATCGCATTGCCCATTGCGATCGCTTTAGGAGCGGCGGGCCTGATCGCGTGTGTGTATTGCATCCGTGGTGGACAGTACGACGACATGGACACACCGGCGATGCGGATGCTGATCGACGACCGGTCGCTGCCAGACGATGATCGGGACAAAGCCGATCGTTCCCCCGCCGATCATTCACCCGCCGATCATTCACCGGCCGATCATTCACCAGCCGATCATTCACCAGCCGACGATCAAGCAGCGTCCTGAAACGTTTCGCGGCAGGCTTGCCGAATCGTCGTCCGGGGCGTCCCGCTATTGTGATTCCCGATGGCCGGCGGCGGCACGCTGGATGCGATCTGCGATCGCCCGCCCCAAACCCGTGGGCTGGCAAACATCGATCACGATGCGGTCCAAGCCAGCCTGATCCAGACGGCGGATCGCAGCAAACAGGCCGCGGCTGATTTCATCCAGGTTGCCATCTTGGCTTAGCGTTTCGACCACCGCATATTGATCTGCGATGGGATCCGGCAGTTTGCGAAACGCGATTCGTCCAGTACGTGGCGGCACATCGGTGTGCGATGCATCGAACAGATGAAGCGGCGTTTGCGGCGAATAGTGTTCGCTCATCATCCCCGGTGCTTCGAAGCTGGGCTTTTCCGAGCCGTGATGATTGGATGGGCTGACGAATGCGGCCATCGGCACTTTCAAGCGACACGAAAGATCTTCGGCAGAAATGCTGCCGGGCCGAAGCAGGCGAGGACCATCGGGTCCCAGCGCAACGATCGTGGATTCAACACCCAGATCGCACGGTCCGCCGTCGATGATCATCGACAGGTGATCGCCCAGTCCAGATGCGCAGTGCATCGCCATGGTCGGGCTGACGTACTGGGAACGATTCGCGCTCGGTGCCGCGATCGGGAACGCACAGCGTTTCAGGATCGCCTGGGCAACGGGATGAGCAGGCACTCGGACCGCCACCGTGGCAAGCCCGGCTGTCACGATCGACGGGATCTGTTCGCCGGCGGGGAGCACCACCGTTAGCGGCCCTGGCCATAGATCGGCGACTGCGTCGAGTTGGCCCTGTGTGATGTCATCCAGCGGCAAACGGACTGCCATTTCGATCTGGTCGATCGACGAGATGTGGACGATCAGTGGGTTGGTCGACGGTCGTCCTTTGGCATCAAAGATGCGTTGGACTGCGGATGCGTCCCATGCGTTGGCAGCCAAACCGTACACCGTTTCGGTCGGAATCGCGACCAAACGGCCTTCGCCCAACAACCTGGCTGCTGCGTCCAGCGAAGCTTCGTTGGGGATTTCAATCGTGGCCATGGAATAGGACGCCAACAGGAAAGGTTCGATCGGATGGGTGCCAATTTACGTGATCGAAATCACACGCAGAAAGGGGGGCATCCTTGGTGGTCGCAACCCGACGATGGAGCGACCGTCGCCGATCGGCCTTGCCCGGAACATCTAGGTCGCCCCCCCATCGCGGCGAGTTCAACGCAGGAACATCTGGTAGACCGGGTTTTCCGTCTCTTCGGCAAACGGGTAACCCCGATCGCCCAAGAACGCCTGCAGCGCCGCATGGTCGTTCGGCGGCACCTGGATTCCCACCAGGATGCGTCCGTAGTCCGCACCATGGTTTCGGTAATGGAACAAGCTGATGTTCCAACCCGGTGCCATGCTGGATAGAAACCGCATCAATGCGCCGGGACGCTCGGGGAATTCAAATCGGAACAAACGCTCGTTCTCTGTCAGTGGGCTGCGGCCACCGACCATGTAACGGAGGTGCTGTTTCGACAGTTCGTCATCCACCAAGTTGACCGCCGCGAATCCAGCATCACTAAAGGTCTGACCGATCAATGCGGCTTCGCTTCGGTCTTCGGTCGTCAAGCCTACCAACACATGGGCATGGTCGTTGTCCGACAACCGATAACTGAATTCGGTCACGCTGCGTTGTCTAACCAACTCGCATAGCTTTTTGAAGCTGCCTCGTTCTTCCGGGATCGTGATCGCAAACAAGGCCTCGCGTTCTTCGCCCACCTCTGCCCGTTCGGCAACAAACCGCAGTCGGTCGAAATTGATGTTCGCGCCACAGGTGATGGCCACCAAGCTTTGGTCCTGGATCTTGTTCTTCGCGACGTACTGTTTCATGCCGGCGATACCGATCGCACCCGCCGGTTCCATGATGCTGCGAGTGTCTTCGAAAGCGTCCTTGATGGCTGCACACACCGAATCGGAATCGACCGTGATGAATTCGTCGACCAGATTCCGAGCGATTCGAAAGGTTTCTTCGCCGACGTACTTCACGGCGGTCCCGTCAGAAAACAATCCGACGTCGTCCAGCCGGACGCGTTGTTTGGCACGGACGGATCGCATCATGGCATCGGAATCGACCATTTGTACGCCGATGACTTTGATTTCCGGACGCACCGCTTTGATGTAGGCCGCGACTCCGGCGATCAGTCCACCGCCGCCGACGGCGACAAAGACCGCGTGAATCGGATGCTGATGCTGCCTTAGGATTTCCATTCCGATGGTCCCCTGCCCTGCGATCACGTCGGGATCGTCAAAGGGGTGAACAAACACAAAGCCATGTTGGTCGGCCAACCGAGTGGCGTGGGTGTGAGCGTCAGAATAGCTTTCGCCATGAAACACGACATCGGCACCCAGCGACGCGACCGCATCGGATTTCAGTTGAGGGGTGGTGACAGGCATCACGATCGTCGCACGGCAGCCCAGTTTGCGAGCGCTCAGTGCGACGCCCTGGGCATGGTTGCCCGCCGACGCACAGACCACACCACGGGATCGTTCGGCTTGCGACAGGCGAGCCATTTTGTTGTACGCGCCGCGAAGTTTGAAACTGAAAACCGGCTGCGTGTCCTCGCGTTTCAGCCAGACCCGATTGTCCAGCCGCTTGGACAATTTGGGGGCCGGGTCCAACGCCGTTTCGATGGCGACGTCATAGACTCGCGCGTTCAGAATCCGTTGCAGGTAATCCAGTAGTGTTTTGTCCATTCGGTCCATTCTTGTCATTGGCGGCCGTTTCGCAACTCCCGGCTGCGGCCATACGACGCGTTTCACCGCAGCCAAACCGCGCTGGGGCTGGGAAAGATCCCGGCCGAGCCCGAAATTCGAACGGGTGGTTTCCTGGCCGGTAATCCAGTTGCGAGGTGGATTGGTCCGGCCATCGGGCAGCCCGCCTTGATTTGTATCCACCATACATTGATAACTGCACCGTCTAACTAGTCCCACGGAACCTGTGATGCCAAACGAACCGAAAAACTCGGACCGATTACGTGACGAGATCGCCATGCTTGGCAATCTTTTAGGTGAAACGATCCGCGAAATTGCCGGGGACGATGCCCTGTACATCGTCGAAGACCTGCGGCGGTTGGCGTGGGACAATCGCGAGGGGCGGCCTGCGGCGGCCAGCCGGCTGAACGGTTCGATCGCGTCCTTAACGCCCAATCAGCTTCGCGTGGTGATTCGGTCCTTCAGTATTTTTCTGGATCTGTTGAATCTGTCCGAGGATCGTCAGCGGGTCCGTGTGCTGGAGCAGCGCGAACGTGACCAAACCGTTGATGGTCGCGGCGAATCGATTGCCAGCGCTGTGGTGCACTTGAAAGAGGCTGGGAAGTCGGCCGAAGATGTCCAAGGGCTGTTGGATCACCTGCATATCGAGCTGGTTTTTACCGCGCACCCGACCGAGGCCAAACGGCGCTCGGTACGCAGCAAGCTGCGCAAAATTCGCGAACTGATGTGCCAGTACGATATCGAATCGCGACCAGCCGGGAAGACGAAACTGGAACGGCTGATTCAAGCCGAATTGGCGAAACTGTGGCAGACAAACTTCATCCGGCCGTGGCGCCCCTCGGTGATGCAAGAAGTCCAACGTGCGCTTTCCATCAAGCCGGTGCTATGGGAGGTCGTGCCACAGAACCTCAGTGAACTTCGGCATGCGTTGGCAAACACCTATCCCCACAAAGAATTCAATCTGAAACCGTGCGTGACCTATGGGTCCTGGATCGGTGGCGACCGTGATGGGCACCCGGGCGTCACTCCCGAAGTTACCGAACAAACCTTTCAGTGGCTTCGTGAAGCCGCATTGGATTTCCACCTGACGTCCTGCGATCGGTTGTACGATTCGCTAAGCCTGTCGGAACGTCAACTGACCTGGGGCCACGATCTTGGCGTTCGAGTCAAAGAAGCGGTCGCTCAATGGCCGGATCTGGAATCGGACATCGCAGCCATTCCGCCCGACGAACTTTGCCGGCGATGGTTGGCCGTGATGAAGTGGCGGATCGAACGGACACGCCTGATCAATCTGGACGGGGATCCGATCGACGGCAGCTATTCGACGTCGCAACAAATGGGCGATGACGTCAATGCATTGCTGCAGTCGGTGACGAAGTTCCCCGGTGGTGATTTGCTGGCCGACGAAGTCTCGGTTTGGAAAGACCAAATATCCGCATTCGGGTTCCATTTGACCTGTCTAGACGTCCGGCAAGACGCGCGTGCATACCGGGATGTGATGAACGAGATCCTGGTCGCCGTGGGTTTGGCCGCCGACGTCGATACCGTCGATTCGCTGGATGAATCTCAGCGGCAAAGCATCCTGGTCGACTCGCTCGACGAAAATGTTCTTGGCGCAATCGATGGTGGTTCCCCCTTATCCAGCGACGCGTCGGATACCTTGGACCTGTTCAAACTGCTGCACCGTGTGATGGCCGCCTACGGACCGCAGGCAATCGGCGGGCACGTGATCAGCATGACTCAGGTGCCCAGCGACGTGCTGACGGTCCTGTGGTTGTGGCGTCAGACCGGACTGGCAATGGGCGACCTAGCCGCCGAACAGTTGACTCGGCTGCCCGTGATGCCACTGTTCGAAACGATCGAAGACCTGCAGAACGGTCCACAGATTTTGACGGACCTGTTCGCCGTTCCCGCCTATCGCCAACACGTGGACGCACAGGATGACCAGCAAGTGGTGATGCTGGGTTATTCCGATAGCACCAAGGACGGTGGATACCTTTCGGCGTGCTGGTCGCTCTATCGAGCCCAGTTGCAGTTGCAAGAGGTTGCGTCCGAGGCGGGGATCGAGTTGACCTTTTTCCACGGACGCGGCGGATCGCTTGGACGAGGCGGCGGACCGACGGCCCGCAGCATTCGATCGTTGCCCGTCGGGACCTTCCGCGGCGCCCTGCGGTTGACCGAACAAGGTGAAGTGCTGGCGGATCGATACGATGATCAACAGATCGCCCACCGCCACCTGGAACAGGTCGTGTGGTCCTCGCTGTTGGCTAGCGGCGACCCACCACCGGCCGATCCCGATCAGTGGACCGAGACGCTTGATACGATGGCCACCGATTCGTTCACGCACTATCGCCAATTGATTGAACAGCCTGACTTTGTTCCCTTTTTCCGATTGGGAACACCCGTCGACGAAGTCGAACAGTTGCAGATCGGTTCACGGCCGTCGCGTCGTCGCGGTGGCGCAAGTTTGTCGGACCTGCGAGCGATCCCCTGGGTGTTTTCCTGGACTCAGTGCCGCTGTCTGATCCCCGCCTGGTACGGGTTGGGGACGGCGACGGAAATGATCTTGGAACAGCAAGGCATGGCCCAGCAGTTGCAAACGATGTATCGTGATTGGCCCTTTTTTCAAGCGACAATCGATAATGCTGAACTTGCCATCGCCAAGTCCGACATGGACATCGCAGGCTATTACGCTCAGCTAGCCGATCAGAGCGAGAACCTGAAAACGATCAGCCAGATGATCCGTGACGAACATCGACGATCGCAAGCGGCGATCCTGAAGATCACGGGCCGGGATTCGTTGTTGGGAGGCACACCCTGGTTGAAGGAATCGATTCGTGTTCGGAATCGGTACATCGACCCGTTGAACCTGATTCAGGTCGAACTGCTAAGCCGGTTGCGTGCGTGTGCCGAGGAAACAGGCGAAGAGGCACAGCAGAGGCAAACCGAATTGCAGTACCTGGCTCGACTGTCGATCAACGGCCTAGCATCCGGGATGCGAACCAGCGGCTAAAGGAATGGATCAGCACAGGAAAAGCATTTCATCGAAGCGCTCTCCGCCTCTCACCAAAAACTCGAACTCGAACTCGAACTCGAACTCGAACTCGAACTCGAACTCGAACTCGAACTCGAACTCGAACTCGAACTCGAATTTAAACTTAAACTCGAACTTCCCCCGCCGCATCGCCCCAGCCAGCGGCAAGAAGCGAGTGCAAGTCAGGGCCGGACGATGCCCCCGCCCTCAGCACAATCCATCAATCAGCCGAGAGTCCGTTGCCGCTGCACCGCACTCGCTATGGCGGTCATGGACTGCCGGTCAGCATGGTGATCAATCGCACTAGCATCGGTGATACGACGGTCATCAGCACCAAAGCGACGGGATAGGCCGACACGTAGCTGGTCACTGGGACCGCGGAATCCGTTGCCTCGGTCAAGACCGCAAGGCCGGGCGTCGATGTCATGCCACCGCAGGTTGCCCCCAGCAATGACAGTCGTGGTAGTCGCAGCACTTTCCACGCGACCAAGGTGCCAACCAACAGCGGTACCACAACGATTACCGTTGCCACCAGCGCCAACCCCCAACCTCGCTCGGTAAGAACCTCGACGACATTTGCCCCCGCCCGGGTTCCTGAACCGGCTAGAAAGACTGCCAATCCGCCTTCCGTCATCAACATCATTGCCGCTGGTGGGTAGGAGCCGCGGATGGGGCCCAAGCGTCGAAAGTGTCCCAGCACTAGGCCGACCGCAAGTGGTCCGCCAGCCATCCCCAGCGACAGCGAGAAACCACCCAGCGATACCGAACAGGCTC
Protein-coding regions in this window:
- a CDS encoding L-threonylcarbamoyladenylate synthase → MATIEIPNEASLDAAARLLGEGRLVAIPTETVYGLAANAWDASAVQRIFDAKGRPSTNPLIVHISSIDQIEMAVRLPLDDITQGQLDAVADLWPGPLTVVLPAGEQIPSIVTAGLATVAVRVPAHPVAQAILKRCAFPIAAPSANRSQYVSPTMAMHCASGLGDHLSMIIDGGPCDLGVESTIVALGPDGPRLLRPGSISAEDLSCRLKVPMAAFVSPSNHHGSEKPSFEAPGMMSEHYSPQTPLHLFDASHTDVPPRTGRIAFRKLPDPIADQYAVVETLSQDGNLDEISRGLFAAIRRLDQAGLDRIVIDVCQPTGLGRAIADRIQRAAAGHRESQ
- the ppc gene encoding phosphoenolpyruvate carboxylase; this translates as MPNEPKNSDRLRDEIAMLGNLLGETIREIAGDDALYIVEDLRRLAWDNREGRPAAASRLNGSIASLTPNQLRVVIRSFSIFLDLLNLSEDRQRVRVLEQRERDQTVDGRGESIASAVVHLKEAGKSAEDVQGLLDHLHIELVFTAHPTEAKRRSVRSKLRKIRELMCQYDIESRPAGKTKLERLIQAELAKLWQTNFIRPWRPSVMQEVQRALSIKPVLWEVVPQNLSELRHALANTYPHKEFNLKPCVTYGSWIGGDRDGHPGVTPEVTEQTFQWLREAALDFHLTSCDRLYDSLSLSERQLTWGHDLGVRVKEAVAQWPDLESDIAAIPPDELCRRWLAVMKWRIERTRLINLDGDPIDGSYSTSQQMGDDVNALLQSVTKFPGGDLLADEVSVWKDQISAFGFHLTCLDVRQDARAYRDVMNEILVAVGLAADVDTVDSLDESQRQSILVDSLDENVLGAIDGGSPLSSDASDTLDLFKLLHRVMAAYGPQAIGGHVISMTQVPSDVLTVLWLWRQTGLAMGDLAAEQLTRLPVMPLFETIEDLQNGPQILTDLFAVPAYRQHVDAQDDQQVVMLGYSDSTKDGGYLSACWSLYRAQLQLQEVASEAGIELTFFHGRGGSLGRGGGPTARSIRSLPVGTFRGALRLTEQGEVLADRYDDQQIAHRHLEQVVWSSLLASGDPPPADPDQWTETLDTMATDSFTHYRQLIEQPDFVPFFRLGTPVDEVEQLQIGSRPSRRRGGASLSDLRAIPWVFSWTQCRCLIPAWYGLGTATEMILEQQGMAQQLQTMYRDWPFFQATIDNAELAIAKSDMDIAGYYAQLADQSENLKTISQMIRDEHRRSQAAILKITGRDSLLGGTPWLKESIRVRNRYIDPLNLIQVELLSRLRACAEETGEEAQQRQTELQYLARLSINGLASGMRTSG
- the ilvA gene encoding threonine ammonia-lyase, biosynthetic, which translates into the protein MDKTLLDYLQRILNARVYDVAIETALDPAPKLSKRLDNRVWLKREDTQPVFSFKLRGAYNKMARLSQAERSRGVVCASAGNHAQGVALSARKLGCRATIVMPVTTPQLKSDAVASLGADVVFHGESYSDAHTHATRLADQHGFVFVHPFDDPDVIAGQGTIGMEILRQHQHPIHAVFVAVGGGGLIAGVAAYIKAVRPEIKVIGVQMVDSDAMMRSVRAKQRVRLDDVGLFSDGTAVKYVGEETFRIARNLVDEFITVDSDSVCAAIKDAFEDTRSIMEPAGAIGIAGMKQYVAKNKIQDQSLVAITCGANINFDRLRFVAERAEVGEEREALFAITIPEERGSFKKLCELVRQRSVTEFSYRLSDNDHAHVLVGLTTEDRSEAALIGQTFSDAGFAAVNLVDDELSKQHLRYMVGGRSPLTENERLFRFEFPERPGALMRFLSSMAPGWNISLFHYRNHGADYGRILVGIQVPPNDHAALQAFLGDRGYPFAEETENPVYQMFLR